The following proteins are co-located in the Microvirga ossetica genome:
- a CDS encoding RES family NAD+ phosphorylase yields the protein MTNVAEAPYPTYRLIPSQFPPIGLFDTVATPADLSAVMELVGWTNDRLVASRIARLPQQEWVYGRPNASIVMAAFLHVSPTGMRFNSPDLGAWYAASEIETAVAEVGHHLRREAVARSVPQLTRVYRSYSARLHGVYMDIRGQQAERADVYAPDRYDASQQLGEAIRRAGEAGIIYDSLRRRGGTNIVAHRPTNVLDVTQADHFEIRVPAGGYRIDVRKLTA from the coding sequence GTGACCAACGTCGCTGAAGCACCTTACCCGACCTACCGTCTGATCCCGTCCCAGTTTCCGCCCATTGGCCTGTTCGACACGGTGGCAACGCCTGCCGATCTGTCGGCGGTGATGGAGTTGGTCGGGTGGACCAATGACCGGCTCGTGGCCAGCCGCATTGCTCGCCTTCCTCAACAGGAATGGGTTTATGGCCGGCCGAACGCCAGCATCGTGATGGCGGCCTTCCTGCACGTCAGTCCCACAGGCATGCGGTTCAACTCGCCCGACCTCGGGGCTTGGTATGCTGCCAGCGAAATCGAAACGGCGGTAGCCGAGGTCGGACATCACCTCCGACGCGAGGCAGTGGCACGAAGCGTTCCACAACTAACACGGGTCTACCGAAGCTATTCAGCGCGACTGCATGGTGTCTACATGGACATTCGCGGCCAACAGGCCGAGCGCGCCGATGTTTATGCGCCTGATCGTTATGACGCCTCGCAGCAATTGGGAGAAGCGATCCGTCGTGCAGGTGAGGCTGGCATCATCTACGACAGTTTGCGGCGCCGTGGAGGAACCAACATCGTTGCACATCGGCCCACGAATGTTCTCGATGTAACGCAGGCTGATCATTTCGAAATACGCGTTCCGGCTGGCGGATATCGAATTGATGTGCGCAAACTCACCGCTTAG
- a CDS encoding antitoxin Xre/MbcA/ParS toxin-binding domain-containing protein, with the protein MARPLKNQTEAASQGLPHLEQSRFEPANRRRLSAPGMRTFLAIADLWALTEQERLRILGYPPRSTYHKWAKQAREHVEFTLDADVLTRISAVLGIYQALRVLFETEQEGLSWLRGPHQATVFGGHPPIELVTDGTQDSLMIVRRFLDAARGGLYMEPNEVDRNFIPYEDTDIHFS; encoded by the coding sequence ATGGCACGGCCTCTCAAGAACCAAACGGAAGCGGCATCACAGGGTCTCCCTCACCTGGAGCAATCGCGCTTTGAGCCCGCCAATCGGAGGCGCCTGAGCGCTCCCGGCATGCGCACTTTCCTGGCCATTGCCGACCTATGGGCTTTAACCGAGCAGGAGCGCCTCCGGATCCTTGGGTACCCGCCGCGTTCCACCTATCACAAGTGGGCCAAACAGGCTCGTGAACATGTCGAGTTCACCCTAGACGCCGATGTTCTGACCCGGATCTCGGCAGTCCTCGGGATCTATCAGGCGCTGCGAGTCCTTTTCGAGACGGAACAGGAAGGCTTGTCATGGCTTCGCGGGCCTCACCAGGCCACGGTGTTCGGAGGTCATCCGCCGATTGAACTCGTGACTGATGGCACCCAGGACAGTCTCATGATCGTACGGCGCTTCCTCGATGCGGCCCGTGGTGGCCTCTACATGGAGCCCAACGAGGTCGACCGAAACTTTATCCCTTATGAAGATACGGATATCCACTTCTCGTGA
- a CDS encoding ParA family protein translates to MNVVVFASRKGGSGKSTLAAHLGSYMAEHARPTLLIDADPQGSLALWHRVRGSRNLPLHVGTKHLAATLAKARRAGAEWVLIDTPPNAEASVTEAIWHADLVVIPMRAGLFDVDAVQATIKMCRDLKKPYAVVINAAPAKNGSEDPSVADARGAMQALDVPTWSGQITQNPELSLALAHGAGVSEFNVGSPGSKEIGSLWRALTRSFEAIEAMTGKQDQSA, encoded by the coding sequence ATGAATGTCGTGGTTTTTGCTTCCCGCAAGGGAGGTTCCGGAAAGAGCACCCTTGCCGCGCATCTCGGTAGCTATATGGCCGAGCACGCTCGGCCGACGCTCCTGATTGACGCAGACCCTCAGGGATCGTTGGCCCTTTGGCACCGGGTTCGGGGCTCGCGGAATCTGCCGCTCCATGTTGGCACCAAGCATCTCGCGGCCACCCTGGCGAAGGCGCGGCGGGCTGGGGCGGAATGGGTCTTGATCGACACGCCACCCAACGCGGAAGCTTCCGTGACCGAGGCGATCTGGCACGCGGATCTTGTTGTGATCCCCATGCGCGCCGGGCTGTTCGATGTCGACGCCGTTCAGGCCACGATCAAAATGTGCCGTGATCTCAAGAAGCCTTATGCAGTGGTCATCAACGCTGCCCCGGCCAAGAACGGCTCGGAGGATCCAAGCGTTGCGGATGCACGCGGGGCGATGCAGGCGCTCGACGTTCCGACTTGGAGCGGTCAGATTACACAGAACCCCGAACTGTCGCTCGCTCTGGCCCATGGAGCCGGTGTGAGCGAGTTCAACGTCGGGTCGCCGGGATCGAAAGAGATCGGCAGCCTTTGGCGAGCGCTCACGCGGAGCTTTGAGGCAATCGAGGCGATGACCGGCAAACAGGATCAATCCGCTTAA